The following nucleotide sequence is from Prosthecodimorpha staleyi.
GCCGCGTGGGCTGACGGATGTCAGCCTCGATCCGGGTCCGGCCCGGCGCCAGTGTCGCCCCATGACGACGCGCCCCGCAAGCCCCCTCTCGTGCCTCGCCGCTGAGACCCTGCCGGCCCTGTTCGCCTCCCTGGCGGCTGTGCCGGCCGGCCCTGCCGCGCCGTCGCGCGTCACCGTCTTCCCGCATGTCGGCCCGATCGAGACCCGCGACGGCCGCCGGTACCGGATCGACGCGGCCACGCTTGTGGCGCGCTTCAAGGCCGATGGCCTGAAGCTGCCGATCGACCTCAACCATGCCAGCGAGATCCGCGCGCCGAAGGGCGAGGCGGTCGACGTGATCGGCTGGGTCACGGGACTGGCGGCCGACGGCGCGCAGCTCGTCGCCGACGTCGAGTGGGTCGAGCCGGCCAAGGCGGCCGAGACGATCCGGCGCCACCCTTACGTCTCGCCGGCCTTCCTGCACACCGAGGCCGGCGAGGCGACCTGGCTCAAATCCGTCGCGCTCGTTCCGTCGCCCGCTCTCGCCGGCCAGGTCGCGCTTGCGCATGCCGGCACAACCCTTGAGGAGACCCGCCCCATGAAGTCCGTCCTGG
It contains:
- a CDS encoding phage protease, yielding PRGLTDVSLDPGPARRQCRPMTTRPASPLSCLAAETLPALFASLAAVPAGPAAPSRVTVFPHVGPIETRDGRRYRIDAATLVARFKADGLKLPIDLNHASEIRAPKGEAVDVIGWVTGLAADGAQLVADVEWVEPAKAAETIRRHPYVSPAFLHTEAGEATWLKSVALVPSPALAGQVALAHAGTTLEETRPMKSVLALLGLQETASETAALAAVQALQAKIVDPATVVAKAMHDETLAKLSAATTELTAIKAAAGKAEVEALLEQALKDKKIVPAQREHYAALCATAGIASVKSLLAASPALLGASGLDAHTPKDGSDVNPVVLAAKGQALQSELAAKGLVVTISEAIDQVLAARS